From Ictidomys tridecemlineatus isolate mIctTri1 chromosome 2, mIctTri1.hap1, whole genome shotgun sequence, the proteins below share one genomic window:
- the Coxfa4 gene encoding cytochrome c oxidase subunit NDUFA4, translating into MLRQILGQAKKHPSLIPLFVFIGAGGTGAALYVMRLALFNPDVSWDRKNNPEPWNKLGPNDQYKFYSVNVDYSKLKKEGPDF; encoded by the exons ATGCTCCGCCAGATCCTTGGTCAGGCCAAGAAGCATCCAAGC TTGATTCCCCTCTTCGTATTTATTGGAGCAGGAGGTACTGGAGCAGCACTGTATGTGATGCGTCTAGCATTGTTCAATCCAGATGTCAG ttgggACAGGAAGAATAACCCAGAACCCTGGAACAAACTGGGTCCTAATGATCAATACAAG ttcTACTCAGTGAATGTGGATTACAGCAAACTGAAGAAAGAAGGCCCAGACTTCTAA